A genomic region of Pseudomonas migulae contains the following coding sequences:
- a CDS encoding LacI family DNA-binding transcriptional regulator produces MATIKDVAALAGISYTTVSHVVNKTRPVSEEVRVKVEAAIKTLDYVPSAVARSLKAKTTATIGLLVPNSLNPYFAELARGIEDYCERNGYCVILCNSDDNPEKQRSYLRVLLEKRIDGLIVASAGGDAGLAEGLAGVRTPMVIVDRGLEGVNADLVRIDHEYGAYLATRHLLELGHRDIATIGGPASTSVAQMRLAGYCRALKEAGVEVPRERMLESDFTSTGGYSAAAILLEKNPPSAIFAGNDMIGIGVLRAAAERNIRVPSELSVIGFDDIQMSRYVYPALTTVGQSILQLGEMAAGVLLRRIATPDMATDQRIVTPSIVLRESTAPLAGVFDHFR; encoded by the coding sequence ATGGCAACAATCAAGGATGTGGCAGCGCTTGCGGGAATTTCCTACACCACGGTTTCCCACGTGGTGAACAAGACCCGGCCGGTCAGTGAAGAGGTACGGGTCAAGGTCGAAGCCGCGATTAAAACTCTCGACTACGTGCCCAGCGCCGTGGCTCGTTCATTGAAGGCCAAGACCACGGCGACCATTGGCTTGCTGGTGCCCAACAGTCTCAACCCGTACTTCGCCGAACTGGCGCGGGGCATCGAGGATTACTGCGAGAGAAATGGCTATTGCGTGATTCTCTGCAACTCCGACGACAACCCGGAAAAGCAACGCAGTTACCTGCGCGTGTTGCTGGAAAAGCGCATTGACGGGCTGATCGTGGCATCGGCCGGCGGTGATGCGGGTCTGGCAGAAGGTCTGGCAGGTGTGCGCACGCCGATGGTCATCGTCGACCGCGGGCTGGAAGGCGTGAATGCCGACCTGGTGCGCATCGATCACGAGTACGGTGCCTATCTGGCGACCCGCCACCTTTTGGAACTGGGGCATCGGGACATCGCCACCATTGGCGGGCCGGCCAGTACCAGCGTGGCGCAGATGCGTCTGGCGGGTTATTGCCGCGCCTTGAAAGAGGCGGGCGTCGAAGTGCCACGCGAACGCATGCTGGAAAGCGATTTCACCAGCACCGGTGGTTACAGCGCCGCCGCAATCCTGTTGGAGAAGAACCCGCCCAGCGCGATTTTTGCCGGCAACGACATGATCGGCATCGGCGTGTTGCGAGCGGCCGCCGAGCGCAATATTCGTGTGCCGAGCGAGCTGTCGGTAATCGGTTTCGACGATATCCAGATGAGCCGTTATGTCTATCCGGCGCTGACCACCGTGGGCCAGTCGATCCTGCAGCTCGGCGAGATGGCGGCCGGCGTGCTGTTGCGCAGGATCGCCACACCGGACATGGCCACCGATCAACGGATCGTGACGCCCAGTATTGTCCTGCGGGAATCGACCGCGCCGCTGGCCGGTGTGTTTGATCACTTCCGTTGA
- the rbsK gene encoding ribokinase, with product MPAKVVVIGSLNMDLVTRASRLPRGGETLIGESFATVSGGKGANQAVAAARLGAQVSMVGCVGSDAYGVELREALLADRIDCQAVSIVDGASGVALIVVDDNSQNAIVIVAGANGALTPEVIDRFDAVLQAADVIICQLEVPDATVGHALKRGRALGKTVILNPAPASRPLPADWYAAIDYLIPNESEATALSGLPVDSLATAETAATRLIAMGAGKVIITLGAQGSLFANGKSFEHFPAPKVKAVDTTAAGDTFVGGFAAALAAGENEGEAIRFGQVAAALSVTRAGAQPSIPDLSDVQAFKTP from the coding sequence ATGCCAGCAAAAGTAGTGGTGATAGGCAGCCTGAATATGGATCTGGTGACTCGCGCGTCGCGGTTGCCCCGTGGCGGTGAAACGCTGATCGGCGAATCGTTTGCCACAGTATCCGGCGGCAAGGGCGCCAATCAGGCGGTGGCTGCGGCGCGACTGGGGGCGCAGGTGTCGATGGTCGGTTGCGTGGGCAGCGACGCCTATGGCGTGGAACTGCGCGAGGCATTGTTGGCCGACCGCATCGATTGCCAGGCAGTCAGCATCGTCGACGGTGCCAGCGGCGTGGCGTTGATCGTGGTGGATGACAACAGCCAGAACGCAATCGTCATCGTCGCCGGTGCCAATGGGGCGCTGACACCCGAAGTGATCGATCGCTTTGACGCGGTACTGCAGGCGGCAGATGTGATCATCTGTCAGTTGGAAGTGCCGGATGCCACGGTCGGACATGCGCTCAAGCGCGGTCGAGCACTGGGCAAAACCGTGATTCTCAACCCGGCGCCAGCCAGTCGTCCGTTGCCGGCAGATTGGTACGCCGCCATCGATTACCTGATCCCGAACGAAAGCGAAGCCACGGCGCTGAGCGGTTTGCCGGTGGATTCCCTGGCAACTGCCGAAACCGCGGCGACCCGGCTGATTGCCATGGGCGCGGGTAAAGTCATCATCACCCTGGGCGCCCAGGGCTCACTGTTTGCCAATGGCAAAAGCTTCGAGCATTTTCCGGCGCCGAAGGTAAAAGCGGTCGATACCACGGCGGCTGGCGACACCTTTGTCGGTGGTTTCGCCGCCGCGCTGGCGGCCGGCGAAAACGAGGGTGAAGCGATTCGTTTCGGTCAGGTGGCTGCCGCACTGTCGGTGACCCGTGCAGGCGCGCAACCCTCGATTCCTGATTTGTCCGATGTACAGGCCTTTAAAACCCCATGA
- the rbsD gene encoding D-ribose pyranase, protein MKKTPLLNVALSRLIASLGHGDMVVIGDAGLPVPPGVELIDLALTHGIPDFISTLNVVLSEMQVESHVLAREILDKQPSALVTLDELNTEGALGQRELLSHDQFKVLSRQARAIVRTGECQPYCNIVLVAGVTF, encoded by the coding sequence ATGAAGAAGACACCACTGCTCAACGTCGCGCTGTCGCGACTGATTGCTTCCCTGGGCCACGGCGACATGGTCGTGATTGGCGACGCCGGTCTGCCGGTGCCGCCGGGCGTCGAACTGATCGATCTGGCGCTGACTCACGGTATTCCGGATTTCATCAGCACGTTGAATGTCGTGCTCAGCGAAATGCAGGTCGAAAGCCACGTGTTGGCCCGGGAGATCCTGGACAAGCAACCGTCGGCGCTGGTCACGCTGGACGAACTGAATACCGAAGGCGCACTGGGGCAGCGTGAGCTGCTCAGTCATGATCAATTCAAGGTTTTGAGCCGACAGGCGCGGGCGATTGTTCGTACAGGCGAATGCCAGCCGTACTGCAACATCGTGCTGGTGGCCGGGGTCACGTTCTGA
- a CDS encoding nucleoside hydrolase, which produces MHRYAQKLHHLLRSLLLLSLITATSAQAAEKIDLIIDTDPGADDVVALLFALASPEELNIRALTTVAGNVRLDKTSRNARLAREWAGREDVPVYAGAPKPLMRTPIYAENIHGKEGLSGVAVHEPKKGLAKGNAVNYLIDTLKAAKPHSITIAMLGPQTNLALALIQEPDIVQGIKEVVIMGGAHFNGGNITPVAEFNLFADPQAAEVVLKSGVKLTYLPLDVTHKVLTSEARLKQIAALNNNASKLVSDILNEYVKGDMEHYGLPGGPVHDATVIAYLLKPELFTGRSVNVVVDSREGPTFGQTIVDWYDGLKAPKNAFWVESGDAQGFFDLLTQRLARLK; this is translated from the coding sequence ATGCACCGCTATGCTCAGAAACTGCACCACCTGCTCCGGAGTCTGCTGCTTTTGTCCTTGATAACCGCAACAAGCGCCCAGGCGGCGGAAAAGATCGACCTGATCATCGACACCGACCCAGGTGCCGATGACGTGGTGGCCTTGCTGTTTGCCCTGGCATCGCCGGAAGAATTGAACATCCGCGCGCTGACCACCGTCGCGGGTAACGTTCGCCTGGACAAGACGTCGCGTAATGCGCGGTTGGCCCGCGAATGGGCAGGGCGCGAAGACGTGCCGGTGTATGCCGGTGCGCCGAAACCGCTGATGCGCACGCCGATCTATGCCGAGAACATTCATGGCAAGGAAGGTCTGTCGGGCGTCGCCGTGCATGAGCCGAAGAAAGGCCTGGCCAAGGGTAATGCAGTCAATTACCTGATCGATACCTTGAAAGCCGCCAAGCCCCACAGCATCACCATTGCCATGCTCGGTCCGCAGACCAACCTGGCCCTGGCGCTGATCCAGGAACCTGACATCGTCCAGGGCATCAAGGAAGTGGTGATCATGGGTGGTGCGCACTTCAATGGCGGCAACATCACCCCTGTGGCTGAATTCAACCTGTTCGCTGACCCGCAGGCGGCGGAAGTGGTGCTGAAAAGTGGCGTCAAACTGACGTATCTGCCGCTGGACGTGACCCACAAGGTTCTCACCAGCGAAGCGCGCCTGAAGCAGATCGCCGCGCTGAACAACAACGCCAGCAAGCTGGTGAGCGATATTCTCAACGAATACGTCAAAGGCGACATGGAGCACTACGGTCTTCCGGGAGGCCCGGTGCATGACGCGACGGTCATTGCCTACCTGCTCAAGCCCGAGCTGTTCACTGGCCGCTCGGTCAATGTGGTGGTTGATAGCCGCGAGGGCCCGACATTCGGTCAAACCATCGTCGACTGGTATGACGGCCTGAAAGCGCCGAAGAACGCTTTCTGGGTTGAAAGCGGCGACGCCCAGGGTTTCTTCGACCTGCTGACCCAGCGTCTGGCACGCCTGAAGTAA
- a CDS encoding I78 family peptidase inhibitor: protein MPWKLASLGTLLAASLLAGCSSTSTESATDPVTTTDTGHSRCEAKAAEFTIGKKASPELLEQARVRAGAQNARILKPNDMVTLEYRSDRLNLNTDDKLVITRVNCG from the coding sequence ATGCCTTGGAAGCTCGCGTCATTGGGTACTTTGTTGGCCGCTAGCCTGCTGGCAGGTTGCAGCAGTACGTCCACCGAGTCGGCAACAGACCCTGTCACGACGACTGATACCGGTCACAGCCGCTGCGAAGCAAAGGCTGCCGAATTCACCATTGGCAAAAAGGCTTCGCCTGAACTGCTGGAGCAGGCGCGCGTTCGCGCTGGCGCGCAGAATGCCCGTATCCTCAAGCCGAACGATATGGTGACCCTGGAGTACCGTTCCGATCGCCTGAACCTGAACACCGATGACAAGCTGGTGATCACGCGCGTCAACTGCGGCTGA
- a CDS encoding cold-shock protein has protein sequence MSNRQTGTVKWFNDEKGFGFITPQGGGDDLFVHFKAIESDGFKSLKEGQTVSFVAEKGQKGMQAAQVRPE, from the coding sequence ATGTCTAATCGCCAAACCGGCACCGTTAAATGGTTCAACGATGAAAAAGGCTTCGGCTTCATCACTCCTCAAGGTGGCGGTGACGACCTGTTCGTACACTTCAAAGCTATCGAAAGCGACGGTTTCAAAAGCCTGAAAGAAGGCCAGACCGTTTCCTTCGTGGCTGAGAAAGGCCAAAAGGGTATGCAAGCTGCTCAAGTTCGCCCAGAGTAA